Proteins co-encoded in one Populus trichocarpa isolate Nisqually-1 chromosome 10, P.trichocarpa_v4.1, whole genome shotgun sequence genomic window:
- the LOC7481595 gene encoding cation/H(+) antiporter 15, with product MDTPEDIVNVSGKCYENVKVFSEGLWSVKPGESILQHSLVRFHFELLAMFFLAGSFHFFLKRFHFSRFTSDVLAGIAVGPTVMGYYFGRTSDDLFHTSIPNQVVSSLSKIGYILFVFFAGVQMDTTLIWKTGRKAFSLGAFIFATNFIMASSIAIFFPKDNGLIIGIKGGMIFTGNMYFESMTQTEFVGVCYILMQLQIINSQLGRLALASSMHYKLMSLVYNITNGFGRGFRTTSIRVGVQMVIFSLAYILFIVIILRQMIFTFIRITPQGQPLKEIYATITMACVFLLASSGDCVGLNYVFGPLILGLIVPARSPLAEILVQKFNTAASGFLLPLMTMFCASKIDLHQFISEFNTLVAFKISLIGFAIKVAVTFLAVYFYKLPLRHAAALTVILNAKGHFEVGTFISFNPLKEIQSTSGILLLFLLQAFQPLLVKTLYHPAEHYVSYKQKSIEQVSNDAELQILVCAHREEDVMAAITLLEYSNPTKQNPLSIYGLCLEELVSSFIPVLINHQLGQKISYSEGSRSQPIIDIFKYFKTQHNKFVQMHVFTAISPFKQMHEDICWLSFDKDCSLVIIPFHKKWNSKGKMVSSNTDLRNLNINVLKNAPCSVGTLIDRKRAQGLSSIFSTSATYRVAALFVGGSDDREAISYALRMARSPRVHLTIMHLVAHNDDVHNWENMVNDDFLRKVKAEMSGHKNIDYMEETVRDGSDTSEVLQSIVEDRDLIMVGRQHENEPQALAGLSAEWIDFPELGPMGDLLASEYISNPVSVLVVQQQKKKVNVTASN from the exons ATGGACACCCCAGAAGACATCGTGAATGTAAGTGGAAAATGCTACGAGAATGTTAAAGTATTCTCGGAAGGATTGTGGAGTGTAAAACCTGGAGAAAGTATTCTACAACATTCATTGGTTCGTTTCCATTTTGAGTTACTTGCGATGTTCTTCCTCGCCGGTTCATTTCACTTTTTCCTCAAACGATTTCATTTTTCACGTTTCACCTCGGATGTCCTG GCAGGTATAGCAGTGGGACCGACTGTAATGGGATATTACTTTGGCAGGACATCAGATGACTTGTTCCATACAAGCATTCCCAATCAAGTCGTTAGTTCATTATCAAAGATTGGTTACATTCTCTTCGTTTTCTTTGCTGGAGTACAAATGGACACGACCTTGATATGGAAAACAGGAAGAAAAGCTTTTTCTTTAGGGGCGTTCATCTTTGCAACCAATTTCATAATGGCAAGTTCTATTGCTATCTTTTTCCCCAAAGATAATGGCTTAATTATCGGAATCAAGGGTGGAATGATTTTCACTGGGAATATGTATTTTGAATCAATGACCCAGACCGAATTCGTTGGAGTCTGTTACATTTTAATGCAGCTTCAGATTATAAATTCACAGCTCGGACGCCTTGCTCTAGCATCATCAATGCATTATAAGTTGATGAGCCTGGTATATAATATTACGAATGGTTTTGGAAGGGGTTTTAGAACTACATCGATTCGTGTTGGAGTTCAGATGGTTATTTTTTCCTTGGCATACATTTTGTTTATTGTGATCATCTTGAGGCAGATGATATTCACGTTCATTAGAATAACACCGCAAGGTCAGCCTTTGAAGGAAATTTATGCTACCATTACCATGGCCTGCGTGTTTCTTTTAGCATCAAGTGGTGATTGTGTAGGGCTAAATTATGTGTTTGGCCCTTTAATACTTGGCTTGATAGTGCCTGCAAGGTCTCCATTAGCTGAAATCCTGGTACAAAAGTTTAATACGGCTGCTTCAGGATTTCTTCTCCCACTCATGACAATGTTCTGTGCCTCCAAAATTGATTTACATCAATTCATCTCGGAATTCAACACTCTGGTCGCCTTCAAGATCTCATTGATTGGATTCGCAATTAAGGTGGCGGTAACTTTTCTAGCGGTGTACTTTTACAAGTTACCTTTAAGACATGCTGCTGCGCTTACAGTCATCTTGAATGCCAAAGGCCATTTCGAGGTGGGAACTTTTATCAGCTTCAATCCACTTAAG GAAATTCAAAGTACCAGTGGGATTTTGTTACTATTTCTGTTACAAGCCTTTCAACCACTTCTTGTCAAGACTCTCTACCATCCTGCAGAGCACTACGTAAGCTACAAGCAAAAATCGATCGAGCAAGTTTCAAATGATGCAGAGCTCCAGATACTGGTATGTGCGCATAGAGAGGAAGACGTCATGGCAGCAATAACACTCCTAGAATATTCTAATCCAACAAAACAGAATCCCTTGTCCATTTATGGACTCTGCCTGGAGGAACTTGTTAGCAGCTTTATCCCTGTTCTAATCAACCACCAATTAGGACAAAAAATCTCTTATTCTGAGGGATCCCGCTCGCAACCCATCATTGACATCTTCAAGTACTTCAAGACGCAACACAACAAGTTCGTCCAGATGCATGTGTTCACTGCAATATCACCATTTAAACAGATGCACGAAGACATTTGCTGGCTGTCTTTCGACAAGGATTGTTCCCTAGTAATAATTCCATTTCATAAGAAATGGAATAGCAAAGGCAAAATGGTTTCAAGCAATACTGATTTGAGGAATTTGAACATCAACGTATTGAAAAATGCCCCTTGTTCTGTAGGAACCCTCATTGATCGTAAAAGAGCACAGGGGTtgtcttctattttttctacgTCAGCAACTTACCGTGTGGCCGCCCTGTTCGTTGGAGGCTCAGATGACAGGGAGGCAATATCTTATGCCTTAAGGATGGCAAGAAGCCCCAGAGTTCATCTAACAATCATGCATCTCGTTGCACACAATGACGATGTCCATAATTGGGAGAATATGGTCAATGATGACTTTTTAAGAAAAGTGAAAGCAGAAATGTCAGGGCATAAGAACATCGATTACATGGAGGAGACAGTGAGAGATGGATCTGATACATCTGAGGTACTTCAATCAATTGTAGAGGATCGTGACCTTATCATGGTAGGGCGTCAACATGAAAATGAGCCTCAAGCTTTAGCAGGCCTATCTGCAGAATGGATTGATTTTCCAGAGCTTGGGCCAATGGGGGACCTGCTTGCATCTGAATATA